In one window of Streptomyces roseofulvus DNA:
- a CDS encoding glycosyltransferase family 2 protein → MTQTVSVVIPAHNSARTLDACLSSVHAQTHPIHEVIVVDDGSTDATAEIARRHPCTLLGDGVNRGVSAARNAGIAAATGEVLFFLDSDEALTPDSVANALELLRADPACGCVHGVIAPEPLYDDGPVEWYKTLHAHWWRARGAGVVETAFFAQAAVPREVFERLGGFDETLRDSEDLEFSDRLAPHYRIVLTDRVAARHDEEHRLGPLLAETYRRALLLVPALRSARAGGRTNLTANTPASVLTAALLLGSLPPALLLGGALPWLAPAAGLLAFCLANAGLIGFAARRKGPAFAAFFTAVHLACHTALLAGAAVGALRSLRPRAAAGRPRERTAVR, encoded by the coding sequence ATGACGCAAACCGTGTCGGTCGTCATACCGGCCCACAACTCCGCACGCACACTCGACGCCTGCCTCAGCTCCGTCCACGCCCAGACCCACCCGATCCACGAGGTCATCGTCGTCGACGACGGCTCCACCGACGCCACCGCCGAGATCGCCCGCCGCCACCCCTGCACCCTCCTCGGCGACGGCGTCAACCGGGGCGTCTCCGCCGCCCGCAACGCGGGCATCGCCGCCGCCACCGGCGAGGTCCTCTTCTTCCTCGACTCCGACGAGGCCCTCACCCCCGACTCGGTCGCCAACGCCCTGGAGCTCCTGCGCGCCGACCCCGCCTGCGGCTGCGTGCACGGCGTCATCGCCCCCGAACCGCTCTACGACGACGGCCCCGTCGAGTGGTACAAGACCCTCCACGCCCACTGGTGGCGGGCCCGCGGCGCCGGAGTCGTCGAGACCGCCTTCTTCGCCCAGGCGGCCGTGCCCCGCGAGGTCTTCGAACGGCTCGGCGGCTTCGACGAGACGCTGCGGGACTCCGAGGACCTGGAGTTCAGCGACCGGCTCGCCCCCCACTACCGGATCGTCCTCACCGACCGGGTCGCCGCGCGGCACGACGAGGAGCACCGCCTCGGCCCCCTCCTCGCCGAGACCTACCGCCGCGCCCTGCTCCTCGTCCCCGCCCTGCGCTCCGCCCGCGCCGGAGGCCGCACCAACCTCACCGCCAACACCCCCGCCTCCGTCCTCACCGCGGCCCTCCTCCTCGGCTCCCTGCCCCCGGCGCTCCTCCTCGGCGGGGCGCTGCCCTGGCTCGCGCCCGCCGCCGGACTGCTCGCCTTCTGCCTCGCCAACGCCGGACTCATCGGCTTCGCCGCCCGCCGCAAGGGCCCCGCGTTCGCCGCCTTCTTCACCGCCGTCCACCTCGCCTGCCACACCGCCCTGCTCGCCGGCGCCGCCGTCGGAGCCCTCCGCTCGCTGCGCCCCCGGGCCGCCGCCGGCCGGCCGCGGGAGAGGACGGCCGTCCGGTGA
- a CDS encoding lysylphosphatidylglycerol synthase domain-containing protein gives MTALLRRLLTPVVVLAALVGVYLLVRDQGAEAARAFARADALPLLAASVLANIAGLVLAVHAWRVLIPGDHPIRGLRAAKIYFLGQLSKYVPGRVWGVLTHIAHGREAGVPAARMTSAYVLSLALTLLTGAAVGLAAAPAALPGQWYWLCPPALLFLAGLVRPALLTRPVTALTRLARRPVDPPPDTAVRRAVLLALASWTASGLHLWLLLLAVGAPPWAGLGAAVGGFALATVVSSLAVIVPDGWGVRELTLTAALATVLPGGLAAAAAIASRLVCVLAELGSSAVVLAWSRLRHGTPGKTAPPAAEPPARTPAPTPVPTSTRVPTPTPVATPIPTPHPYALTAPIGDDTRVHP, from the coding sequence GTGACCGCGCTGCTGCGCCGCCTCCTCACCCCCGTCGTGGTCCTCGCCGCCCTCGTCGGCGTGTACCTCCTCGTCCGCGACCAGGGCGCCGAGGCCGCCCGGGCCTTCGCCCGCGCCGACGCGCTCCCGCTGCTCGCCGCCTCCGTCCTCGCCAACATCGCCGGACTCGTCCTCGCCGTCCACGCCTGGCGGGTCCTCATCCCCGGCGACCACCCGATCCGGGGCCTGCGCGCCGCCAAGATCTACTTCCTCGGGCAGCTCAGCAAGTACGTGCCCGGCCGCGTCTGGGGCGTCCTCACGCACATCGCCCACGGCCGCGAGGCCGGGGTGCCCGCCGCCCGGATGACCTCCGCGTACGTGCTCAGCCTCGCCCTCACCCTGCTCACCGGCGCCGCCGTCGGGCTCGCCGCCGCCCCCGCCGCCCTGCCCGGACAGTGGTACTGGCTCTGCCCGCCGGCCCTCCTCTTCCTCGCCGGGCTCGTCCGCCCCGCCCTGCTCACCCGCCCCGTCACCGCCCTGACCCGGCTCGCCCGCCGCCCCGTCGACCCGCCGCCGGACACCGCCGTCCGCCGGGCCGTCCTCCTCGCCCTCGCCTCCTGGACCGCCTCCGGCCTCCACCTGTGGCTCCTGCTCCTCGCGGTCGGCGCGCCCCCGTGGGCCGGGCTCGGCGCGGCCGTCGGCGGCTTCGCCCTGGCGACCGTGGTCAGCAGCCTCGCCGTGATCGTCCCCGACGGCTGGGGGGTGCGGGAGCTGACCCTCACCGCCGCCCTCGCCACCGTCCTGCCCGGCGGGCTCGCCGCGGCCGCCGCGATCGCCAGCCGGCTGGTCTGCGTGCTCGCCGAACTCGGCAGCTCCGCGGTCGTCCTGGCCTGGTCCCGCCTCCGGCACGGCACGCCGGGGAAGACCGCGCCCCCGGCCGCCGAGCCCCCGGCCCGTACCCCTGCCCCCACCCCCGTCCCGACCTCGACCCGCGTCCCGACCCCCACCCCCGTCGCGACCCCCATCCCCACCCCCCACCCGTACGCCCTCACCGCACCGATCGGAGACGACACCCGTGTACACCCTTGA
- a CDS encoding aspartate aminotransferase family protein produces MYTLDDAERLDVDQVHALYRRYVNKSQVSLMTSFGFGRELVRSAEGAHLTLTDGRRILDLTGGVGVLNHGHNHPRILAARERFARDKRMEVHKTYFSPYLAALGHNLAEILPGDLNMAFLPNSGAEAVEGAVKLAYKYHNGRRNTVLRADCAFHGKLLGSGGLTGQAQFGFPTIPGVDTFRYGDLDSVRRAVAAHKGDVYALLIEPFSASTIQWCSEEFLRGLREICDREKIVLIFDEIYTGWGKTGSLFHFMRYPGLVPDVLTTSKSFGGGKSSVSAYIAREPVFRKAYDNLGDALMNSTSTTYYGFGEECATALEAVNIAVEDDYPARARALGAVLEPGLERLAKQYPDEIGRIAGAGALWGVFIEGGPKILDLVAKLAPGGMARDPRFKTKLVTCAVINALYQDHDIYTYYTLNGNNPLIIGPSLVTEPEEAERVIGALDDVLSRGLTGLVARFIKQKVSSQW; encoded by the coding sequence GTGTACACCCTTGACGACGCCGAGCGCCTCGACGTGGACCAGGTCCACGCCCTCTACCGCCGCTACGTGAACAAGAGCCAGGTCTCCCTCATGACCTCCTTCGGCTTCGGCCGCGAGCTGGTCCGGAGCGCCGAGGGCGCCCACCTCACCCTCACCGACGGACGCCGGATCCTCGACCTCACCGGCGGCGTCGGCGTCCTCAACCACGGCCACAACCACCCCCGCATCCTCGCCGCCCGCGAGCGCTTCGCCCGCGACAAGCGGATGGAGGTCCACAAGACCTACTTCTCGCCCTACCTCGCCGCCCTCGGCCACAACCTCGCCGAGATCCTCCCCGGCGACCTGAACATGGCCTTCCTGCCGAACTCCGGCGCCGAGGCCGTCGAGGGCGCCGTCAAGCTCGCGTACAAGTACCACAACGGCAGGCGGAACACCGTGCTGCGCGCCGACTGCGCCTTCCACGGCAAGCTGCTCGGCTCCGGCGGACTCACCGGCCAGGCCCAGTTCGGCTTCCCCACCATTCCCGGCGTCGACACCTTCCGCTACGGCGACCTCGACTCCGTCCGCCGGGCCGTCGCCGCCCACAAGGGCGACGTGTACGCCCTGCTCATCGAGCCGTTCAGCGCCTCCACCATCCAGTGGTGCTCCGAGGAGTTCCTGCGCGGGCTGCGCGAGATCTGCGACCGGGAGAAGATCGTCCTGATCTTCGACGAGATCTACACCGGCTGGGGCAAGACCGGCTCCCTCTTCCACTTCATGCGCTATCCCGGCCTCGTCCCGGACGTCCTCACCACCTCGAAGTCCTTCGGCGGCGGCAAGTCCTCCGTCTCCGCCTACATCGCCCGCGAGCCGGTCTTCCGCAAGGCGTACGACAACCTCGGCGACGCCCTGATGAACTCCACCTCCACCACCTACTACGGCTTCGGCGAGGAGTGCGCCACCGCCCTCGAAGCCGTCAACATCGCGGTGGAGGACGACTACCCGGCCCGCGCCCGCGCCCTCGGAGCCGTACTCGAACCCGGTCTCGAACGCCTCGCCAAGCAGTACCCCGACGAGATCGGGCGGATCGCCGGCGCCGGCGCCCTGTGGGGCGTCTTCATCGAGGGCGGGCCCAAGATCCTCGACCTGGTCGCCAAGCTCGCCCCCGGCGGCATGGCCCGCGACCCCCGCTTCAAGACCAAGCTCGTGACCTGCGCCGTCATCAACGCGCTCTACCAGGACCACGACATCTACACGTACTACACGCTCAACGGGAACAACCCGCTGATCATCGGCCCCTCCCTGGTGACCGAACCCGAGGAGGCCGAGCGCGTGATCGGCGCCCTCGACGACGTCCTCTCCCGCGGCCTCACCGGCCTCGTCGCCCGTTTCATCAAGCAGAAGGTGAGCTCCCAGTGGTGA
- a CDS encoding NAD-dependent epimerase/dehydratase family protein produces the protein MVITITGAAGMLGSRLAERLLAEGHEVRGVDLRPGPGVVLTGDIRDRELMDRALDGADVLVHAAAALPSYPDEQIRSIIVGGTRNVFAAAAAAGTPRVVHISSTAVYGLPTVVPTPEEYPREPVDTYSRAKAAAEEIAERYRDEGMCVPILRPKTFVGPGRMGLFSMLFEWAEEGRNFPVLGKGNVRIQMFAVDDLVDAVVTVIHAEDEVANDTYNLAAAEFGTLREDFQAVLDAAGHGKRVVGLPARPALALLSLLQKAKLSPVYGRLLHKLMDDSYVSIDKAKARLGFSPRHSNADAVLRTYDWWRTARHTTPAAGATGRTSRDPWKQGLLSTAKIFF, from the coding sequence GTGGTGATCACGATCACCGGCGCGGCCGGCATGCTCGGCTCCCGCCTGGCCGAACGACTCCTCGCGGAAGGCCACGAGGTGCGCGGCGTCGACCTGCGCCCCGGCCCCGGCGTCGTCCTCACCGGCGACATCCGCGACCGCGAGCTGATGGACAGGGCGCTCGACGGCGCCGACGTCCTCGTCCACGCCGCCGCCGCCCTGCCCAGCTACCCCGACGAGCAGATCCGCTCGATCATCGTCGGCGGCACCCGGAACGTCTTCGCCGCCGCCGCGGCCGCCGGCACCCCCCGCGTCGTCCACATCTCCTCGACCGCCGTCTACGGCCTGCCGACCGTCGTGCCCACGCCCGAGGAGTACCCGCGCGAACCCGTCGACACCTACAGCCGCGCCAAGGCGGCCGCCGAGGAGATCGCCGAGCGGTACCGGGACGAGGGCATGTGCGTGCCGATCCTGCGGCCCAAGACCTTCGTCGGCCCCGGCCGGATGGGCCTCTTCTCCATGCTCTTCGAATGGGCCGAGGAGGGCCGCAACTTCCCCGTCCTCGGCAAGGGGAACGTCAGGATCCAGATGTTCGCGGTGGACGACCTCGTCGACGCCGTCGTCACCGTCATCCACGCCGAGGACGAGGTCGCCAACGACACGTACAACCTCGCCGCCGCCGAGTTCGGCACCCTCCGCGAGGACTTCCAGGCCGTCCTGGACGCCGCCGGGCACGGCAAGCGGGTCGTCGGCCTGCCCGCCCGGCCCGCGCTCGCCCTGCTCAGCCTGCTCCAGAAGGCGAAGCTCTCGCCGGTGTACGGGCGGCTGCTGCACAAGCTGATGGACGACTCGTACGTCTCCATCGACAAGGCCAAGGCCCGCCTCGGCTTCTCCCCGCGCCACTCCAACGCCGACGCCGTCCTGCGCACCTACGACTGGTGGCGCACCGCCCGGCACACCACCCCGGCGGCGGGCGCCACCGGGCGCACCAGCAGGGACCCCTGGAAGCAGGGGCTGCTCTCCACCGCGAAGATCTTCTTCTGA
- a CDS encoding UbiA prenyltransferase family protein, producing the protein MTQLTTDDATRTAETPAPDPSSPPARRRRALPAPLALLRPGQWPKNLLVVPLALLGGGWHGGGAARVGLALGAFILASSLVYVLNDVADVERDKRHPVKRHRPLASGRMSITAAWTTAAVLSALLAPALHALGPGGALVVGAYLAVNAAYSWKLKHVPLIDVFVVATGFVLRLLGGYEATGRPAEMWLVLTVLAFCLVLILGKRRHELGVSGTGHRPALVGYSAHFLDLVLVLCSGLAVVGYLLYLRTESGFGPYALLTVVCALLALFRYLQVVVVDGGGGEPVRTLLRDRLMLANSAVWGALLLPQLAG; encoded by the coding sequence ATGACCCAGCTCACCACCGACGACGCCACCCGCACAGCGGAGACGCCGGCTCCGGACCCGTCCTCCCCACCCGCCCGCCGCCGGCGCGCCCTCCCCGCGCCGCTCGCCCTCCTCCGCCCGGGCCAGTGGCCCAAGAACCTGTTGGTGGTCCCGCTGGCACTGCTCGGCGGCGGCTGGCACGGCGGCGGCGCCGCCCGCGTCGGACTCGCGCTCGGCGCCTTCATCCTCGCCTCCTCGCTCGTCTACGTCCTCAACGACGTGGCCGACGTGGAACGCGACAAGCGGCACCCCGTGAAACGGCACCGCCCGCTCGCCTCCGGCCGGATGAGCATCACCGCCGCCTGGACCACGGCCGCCGTCCTCTCCGCCCTCCTCGCCCCCGCCCTCCACGCCCTCGGACCCGGCGGCGCCCTCGTCGTGGGCGCCTACCTCGCGGTCAACGCCGCCTACAGCTGGAAGCTCAAGCACGTTCCGCTGATCGACGTCTTCGTCGTCGCCACCGGCTTCGTCCTGCGCCTCCTCGGCGGGTACGAGGCCACCGGCCGGCCCGCCGAGATGTGGCTGGTCCTCACGGTCCTCGCCTTCTGCCTGGTCCTCATCCTCGGCAAGCGGCGCCACGAACTCGGCGTCTCCGGCACCGGCCACCGCCCCGCGCTCGTCGGCTACTCGGCGCACTTCCTCGACCTTGTCCTGGTGCTCTGCTCCGGCCTCGCCGTCGTCGGCTACCTGCTCTACCTGCGCACCGAGTCCGGCTTCGGCCCGTACGCGCTGCTCACCGTGGTCTGCGCGCTCCTGGCCCTCTTCCGCTACCTCCAGGTCGTGGTGGTCGACGGAGGCGGCGGCGAACCGGTCAGGACCCTGCTGCGCGACCGCCTCATGCTCGCCAACTCCGCCGTGTGGGGCGCCCTGCTGCTGCCCCAGCTCGCCGGCTGA